The window GCTGTTCTTCCAGGTCTTCGACAAAGGCGTGCTGGATGACGCCGAAGGACGTGAAGTCGATTTCCGCAACACGGTCATTATCCTGACGTCCAATGTGGCGACGCAGGCGATCATGCAAGCCTGTCTTAACAAGAATGATGATGAACGTCCCGCTCCGGCCATGCTTGAGCAGTTGGTGCAGCCATCGCTGTATAAGGTATTCAAGCCTGCTTTCCTGGGACGCACGAAGATCATTCCCTATTATCCGCTGCCGGATTCCGTGCTCGTTCAAATCATTCGCATGAAGCTCGATCAGATCGCAGAGCGTCTTGCGCACAACCATCGTATATCGTTTACCTACGCCGAGGACGCGGTCAATGCCATTCTGGATCGTTGTGTCGAAGCCGATTCGGGAGCCCGCAATATCGACCATGTATTGAATGGGACCGTGCTGCCGGAATTGGCCGAGATTGTATTGTCACGAATTGCAGAAGGTAAAAGCGCCAGGTCGATTCGCGTCAGCATGTCGAAATCGGGCAAATTCAGTTACAAGGCAGGATAATGCCATGCGTGAAATTGAAGCACGTAAGGATGCGATTTATCATCCCATCAGTAACGAACATCCATGTGGTGAAGACTTGTCGTTCTCTCCCGAGTTCGATCGTATTCAGGAAGCGCGACGCGAGGATGATCAGACCGCCGACTACGGCGAGTGGACGGCTGCCCTGAAGCAGGCGGACTGGAATGTAGTTGAGAAGTCTTGCGCCGAACTGCTTGCTACTCGCAGCAAGGATTTGCGTCTGGCAGCCTGGCTGACTGAAGCACTTGTCAAGCTCGATGGACTGGCAGGGCTGGTCCATGGAATCGAGGTATTCTCCGGCTTGGTCCGCACTTTTGGCAATCGGCTTTATCCGCATACCGAGGACGGCGACGATGAACAGCGGCTGGGCACGCTTGCCTGGTTCGTGCAACGCCTGTCGCAAGTGGTGCGATTCGTACCTTTATCGAAATCGTCAAGTGGAAATTTCACCCTGCCTGATTTCGAAGCTGCTCGAAGCCTGCAGGCACAACTTCAAAAAGACCCGGAACGTGACGCAGCGATCGGCGCCAAGCTTACGATCGACAAGATCGCTGCCTTGATTGCAGAAACTGACAAGAATTTTTATCTGCAATCGCTTATACATGCCGAGCGGGCGGAAGCGTTGCTTGCAAAACTGGCTGAGGAGCTTGAATCCGAATTTGGAGGTGGTTGCCCTTCGTTCGCTCCGCTTTCATCAACTGTTAATGCGGTCCATCATCAGTTGTTGGTTATTGCCGAGGATCGCGGTCTTCGTGCTTGCGCCGATCCGGTCGAAGCGTCGAAGTCCGCACCTGCAGTTGATTATTCGGTGATTGCAGAGATTGCGATTGAAGGCGAGATGAAGACACGGGCTCAGGCATTGGGCACTTTGAAGCAGGTCGCTGCATTCTTTCGACGTACCGAGCCTCATAGCCCGGTCGCCTATCTGGCGGACAAGGCTGTGCAGTGGGGCGAGATGCCGCTTCATGTCTGGTTACAAAGCGTCGTCAAGGATCAGGGAACGCTCGGTCAGCTGGAAGAAATGTTGGGATGGTCGGCCGACGACAAACGGCAATAGAAAACCGACAAGATAAGGCGACCAAACGTCTACGTTTTTGAAACGCCATGCATATCTGACTTCCTTGCACGCTGGATGCCTTATGTTCCGCATCTCTTCATGCGGAAACAAGGCAGTATTGCGACCCAAACCCACTTTAAAGAGCGCATATCAAAATGCCGCTTGCTGCGTTGCGCGAGGCCGCTTAGGCGTCCTTGCGGTACGTCTGGACTGTCTTCGCCGGGGTGCCTCGCCATCGTCATTTCGATATGAGTTTAAAAAAATGTCTTGCTGTAGGGTACGAGAACAGGGCAGAGGTCGCCGGTTCGGAGCAGTTTCGATCTGGATGGCGTCGGCGAGCCGCTCAGGCTGAATCCATCCTGCCTACTGACCTATACGAAACTCGATGCGCCGATTCCGTCGTCGTCCTTCCTCCGTCGCGTTTGACATCAGCGGTTGGTCCGCTCCCAATCCACTGACATGGATGGATGCCGCCGGCAATCCTTTTGCGACCAGGTAGATTTTTACCGAGTCAGCCCGTGCACGCGATAGGGCGAGATTGCGGGCAGGCAAGCCGATGCTGTCGGTGTGTCCGATGACATCTATCCGTTTGGCCGCGACGGTTTTCAGCGCTTCCGCGAGTTCGTCAAGAATCTCCTTTCCTGAGTTGGCAAGCAAGGCGCTTGCATGTTCGAACTCGATCACGCGATTCGCAAGCACCTTATCGATTAAGGTCTGGCTCGCTACAGACACGCGCAAGCCATCCTTTACGATATAGGTATTCGGCAGAATGCTTGCAAAATTTGTGGCGATGGATTGACGTGTTCGTTCATCCGATACTTCGCCGGCGAGCGCAATATTTGTGCCATTGATAGCAAGCTGTCCCTTGCGAATCGAGCGGATTTGCGGTGTAAGCACACCGGACACATTGGCGGACCAGTTCGGCGGTGCAACGACTCCGCCAACGTCGATCTGGTCGATGACGTTCGTGGTGCCATACACCTGATGCAATTTCGTCAGGATCGCTGATTTGCTTGCTTCATCGGGTACTGCGCCAGACACCACAACTTTCGTGATGGACTGGTCGGGGGCAAACATGGATGCGCCGGAATTCGATTGCCCGGCAACCGGCGCGGCTGCGGTAGTGAATAGCAAACTGGCAGCCAGCCTGAAAACGATATGTATCGGATGGTTCATAGGAAGTAAGAGATGATGCGACGCGCCGAAGTGGTCTTAGGTTCGGGCGACTTCGCCGAATGTAATCAGCAGTTGTTGGAGCGAAAGCGTACCGTGTGTCAAATAATTGCTTAGTTTCATGCTGGCGCTGTCGTGATGACCATCCTGTTCCACCCAGTGCGAGTTGCCAAGATCGATCAAAAAATCACGGGCCGCCTGTTCCTCGAAAAGGGCTCGAAATGACAAAGAAGTGACACCGTTAAATCCGACGATGAGTTTCGGCTTGCCTTGAAATGCAGTCGAGAAGACGCTTATTTCCAGCTTTGTATTGGATACATACACCGAAATCAAGCTTAGCCAGAAAGACTCGACAAAGGGAAGGTTGGCGTGGTCTTTGGGCAACGGGAAAGCGATCGCTTTATGTGGCCTTAGTGCTGATGCAATAGGCAAGGGGCGCAACAGGTAACGCAGTGCCAGCACCATTTGTCGTACGCTTGCGTCGGCGTCTTGCAGGCCGAGCAGTGCCGCGAGTCCGCCGATGGTGGTCGCCGCAATAAATTTCCGACACCTTTCTTTAGCCTCATCCGCATCAAGCTTGAGAGCCGGATCGTTCTCGGTCAGGCACGCAAGTGCGTCATGCGCATCGGCGGAAGTCACTGCACACGCTGCCTGCATTTTGCGCCGGGTCGCATGCCGGTAGAAGTATACCGGCCCAAATTTCAGCAGCGAAAGAGGTTCATTGATCGCAAAAGTGGTTGCTGCGACAAATGGAAAACGACGCGCGGAAGCATCGCAACCCGGAACGATAGTCCCATGAATCGCATGTTTTCTGTCTGCTCCCATGAAAAGGAAGTCGGTAGGACCAGCCTGGTCATAACTGATTTTCCAGCACGGCGATTCGATCAATGCCTCCATTCCTTGCGCAACCCAACGGTCAATCAACGCGATGACTTGGCTGCCCGCAGTACTCTTGACGAAGTCGCCACGGGATTTGATTTTGCCAAAGTAAAATCGACTGATATTGTGCAGATAGGACCGATGACAAATCTTCATGATCGGCTCCCTTTACAGCGGCGACGCATTGGGCTGGGTATCGCCGCCAGCGACCGTGGCCGGAAGCTTCAGCCCATGCAGGCCGTTGCCTGACTGCGCGTTGTTGCCGGCCTGCGTAGTCCGGGTATCGCTGATTAGTTTGAAATTGAGGCTCACGGCATGGCTGCCGGAAGCCCAAGTCATTGCGAATGCGCCATTGTCGAGTTTGCGGCGTTCTGCGGCGTTAATCAATTTTTCCAAACCGAACTGACCGGGGAAATTTGCAATATCCACGGACCGGCCATCTCCAGTCACTGCGGTGATGCGAGCGCCTGGCTGTCCCAGCGGCGAAGGCCAAGCGAAATTGAACCATTCTTGCGGGCCATTGCGATAGCGCATCGCCTGACCATCGATTTCTACCGTGAATTCGGTGTATGCCGGAGCGGGTATCGGCTGAAGCTGGAAATATGTGGTCGCGCTGCCGGCGCCGGTGCTTTCGCCTGCCGGATTGATGCCTGGTCCGGCGATGTATCGTGCCACGTTAACGGTGAAGGCGGGATTGAACCGAATGCCCATATTGGCCCAGGTGCGGGCGGTAATCGTATCGCCTCGACGCACAACCAACGGCCCCATGGCGGCTTGTACAAACTTCGCGATCGAACCGTCCGGGCCAAAGGTCTGGGCAATTTCGCCGGCTGTGGCTTCTAGGCGCGAATCGGGCGAAAAGGGATACTTTGTTCCTAGCGATCGATTGAACGGACCGTAAACCTGAGCAGTCCACGTGTGATTCAATTCGAGTTCTGTCGGAGCGACGATAACTGCGAACGCCTGCATCAGCGGACGTACCAGCATTGGCCGGATAATCCTGCGTTCAGCGTCTGTCATGCCGGTCAACATGCTTTCGTCGACATACTTCAACGCGTCCGCAAGTTCGGATCCGCCGCCCTCCAGTGTTGCCTGCATGAACTGTTTGCTTGCCGGACCGACATCGCCGGAATTCCGGATTTGATTAAAACGGGTCCGGAGCCTGGAAAGTTGCGCCAGATATCCACTCATCAGGGACGCGTCGCCGTTATCGTTGCGCACACTCATAAGCCGGGCAATAGCGGCAAATTCCTTTCCGATTGCGCCGGATTGCGGCTCGGGGTTTTTTGCCACAGCAGGATCCGGCTTGATATTGATCTGGGTCGGCGCCTGCCGCAGGATAGTCGT is drawn from Noviherbaspirillum saxi and contains these coding sequences:
- a CDS encoding OmpA family protein; the protein is MNHPIHIVFRLAASLLFTTAAAPVAGQSNSGASMFAPDQSITKVVVSGAVPDEASKSAILTKLHQVYGTTNVIDQIDVGGVVAPPNWSANVSGVLTPQIRSIRKGQLAINGTNIALAGEVSDERTRQSIATNFASILPNTYIVKDGLRVSVASQTLIDKVLANRVIEFEHASALLANSGKEILDELAEALKTVAAKRIDVIGHTDSIGLPARNLALSRARADSVKIYLVAKGLPAASIHVSGLGADQPLMSNATEEGRRRNRRIEFRIGQ
- the tssA gene encoding type VI secretion system protein TssA — translated: MREIEARKDAIYHPISNEHPCGEDLSFSPEFDRIQEARREDDQTADYGEWTAALKQADWNVVEKSCAELLATRSKDLRLAAWLTEALVKLDGLAGLVHGIEVFSGLVRTFGNRLYPHTEDGDDEQRLGTLAWFVQRLSQVVRFVPLSKSSSGNFTLPDFEAARSLQAQLQKDPERDAAIGAKLTIDKIAALIAETDKNFYLQSLIHAERAEALLAKLAEELESEFGGGCPSFAPLSSTVNAVHHQLLVIAEDRGLRACADPVEASKSAPAVDYSVIAEIAIEGEMKTRAQALGTLKQVAAFFRRTEPHSPVAYLADKAVQWGEMPLHVWLQSVVKDQGTLGQLEEMLGWSADDKRQ
- the tagF gene encoding type VI secretion system-associated protein TagF, which produces MKICHRSYLHNISRFYFGKIKSRGDFVKSTAGSQVIALIDRWVAQGMEALIESPCWKISYDQAGPTDFLFMGADRKHAIHGTIVPGCDASARRFPFVAATTFAINEPLSLLKFGPVYFYRHATRRKMQAACAVTSADAHDALACLTENDPALKLDADEAKERCRKFIAATTIGGLAALLGLQDADASVRQMVLALRYLLRPLPIASALRPHKAIAFPLPKDHANLPFVESFWLSLISVYVSNTKLEISVFSTAFQGKPKLIVGFNGVTSLSFRALFEEQAARDFLIDLGNSHWVEQDGHHDSASMKLSNYLTHGTLSLQQLLITFGEVART